The Roseimicrobium gellanilyticum genome contains a region encoding:
- a CDS encoding acetylxylan esterase, whose product MKSIARVLSELPSLKSIGATVVLLSSLTTFAHAADPPATVPVRELRDLNKSYFPFTPVKSKEEWAVRRAEILRRTQVACGLVPMPTKTPLNAVIHGRVERDDFTVDKVYFESVPGHYVTGNLYLPKKPGEKMPVVLCPHGHWPNGRFMNLNDAGVKKEIATGAERFENAARSPLQARCAQLARMGCAVFHYDMLGYADSLQFADASGNIEHRHGPKAHGFISADAESQLVGYFNLQTWNSIRALDFVLSLPGVDSARVGCTGASGGGTQTMILSGLDERVTAAFPCVMVSTAMQGGCTCENTNHLRIDQGNIDFAALTAPRPIGMTTANDWTKELDTKGFPDLKNLYTMLGVPNNVTALFAAHFPHNYNHVSRTAMYNFYNKHFKLGLEEPVLERDFQLLSEEEMSVWNAKHPKPAGDKIGESHEKALVKWFTEDTAKQAAPLLAPRTEADVAKQREVLGAGWQVLIGGKMPAKGESVHGLGAKEDKGGYLLMRGITTSKLGGVDTTFIYPKQWNNSVVLWVSLKGEASILDGNGDLTPAATKLLAEGFSIACPNLYMKDAKKNPNVYDDGKKKLDSFYGYAGYQYGYNPSLFAERVRDVMASIAMIRDNDKYRTETLYVAGVEGAGPIAAAAVGIAQSKVNQLFVDTEGFRFAKLDDVWDMNFVPGAVKYGDVPALLSLCAPVKTTVVNETKESIAPAVATFGAGKASLELVGKAEGKGTEAVVKALVERR is encoded by the coding sequence ATGAAATCCATCGCGCGCGTCCTCTCCGAGTTGCCTTCGCTCAAGTCCATCGGGGCTACAGTGGTACTCCTTTCGTCCCTCACGACGTTTGCCCATGCTGCGGATCCTCCCGCGACCGTGCCCGTGCGTGAGCTGCGCGATCTGAACAAGAGCTACTTCCCCTTCACCCCGGTGAAGTCCAAGGAGGAATGGGCGGTGCGCCGCGCGGAAATTCTACGGCGTACGCAGGTGGCCTGCGGACTCGTGCCCATGCCCACCAAGACACCACTCAACGCGGTGATTCACGGTCGTGTGGAGAGGGACGACTTCACGGTGGACAAGGTGTATTTCGAATCGGTGCCCGGTCACTACGTCACCGGCAATCTCTACCTGCCGAAGAAGCCCGGGGAAAAGATGCCTGTGGTACTCTGCCCGCATGGTCACTGGCCGAATGGTCGCTTCATGAACTTGAACGATGCCGGTGTGAAGAAGGAAATCGCCACCGGTGCCGAGCGCTTTGAGAACGCCGCCCGCTCACCATTGCAGGCCCGCTGCGCGCAGCTCGCGCGCATGGGCTGTGCAGTCTTCCACTATGACATGCTGGGCTATGCCGACAGCCTGCAGTTCGCCGACGCCAGTGGAAATATCGAGCATCGTCATGGACCCAAGGCGCATGGATTCATCAGCGCGGATGCCGAATCGCAACTGGTCGGCTACTTCAATCTCCAGACGTGGAACAGCATTCGCGCGTTGGATTTTGTGCTCTCTCTGCCCGGCGTGGATTCCGCACGTGTTGGTTGCACCGGAGCGAGTGGTGGGGGCACACAGACGATGATCCTCAGCGGATTGGATGAGAGGGTCACGGCTGCCTTTCCCTGTGTCATGGTCAGCACGGCCATGCAGGGCGGATGCACCTGTGAGAACACCAACCACTTGCGCATCGACCAGGGGAACATCGATTTCGCCGCGCTCACCGCGCCGCGCCCGATTGGCATGACCACGGCGAATGACTGGACCAAGGAGCTGGATACCAAAGGTTTCCCCGACCTGAAGAACCTTTACACGATGCTGGGCGTGCCGAACAACGTGACAGCCCTCTTCGCCGCGCACTTCCCGCACAACTACAATCACGTGTCGCGGACAGCGATGTACAACTTCTACAACAAGCACTTCAAGCTTGGTCTTGAGGAGCCGGTGCTGGAGCGCGACTTCCAGCTTCTCTCGGAGGAAGAGATGAGCGTCTGGAATGCGAAACATCCGAAACCCGCCGGGGACAAGATCGGCGAGTCGCATGAGAAGGCACTGGTGAAGTGGTTCACGGAGGACACCGCGAAGCAGGCTGCCCCACTGCTGGCACCCAGGACAGAGGCGGATGTGGCAAAGCAACGGGAAGTGCTCGGTGCTGGCTGGCAGGTGCTGATTGGCGGCAAGATGCCCGCGAAGGGAGAATCCGTGCACGGCCTCGGCGCGAAGGAGGATAAGGGTGGCTACCTGCTCATGCGCGGCATCACCACCAGCAAACTGGGTGGCGTGGACACCACCTTCATCTATCCAAAGCAGTGGAACAACAGTGTGGTGCTCTGGGTGTCGCTGAAGGGCGAGGCTTCCATTTTGGATGGCAATGGCGATCTGACTCCGGCGGCCACCAAGCTCCTTGCGGAAGGCTTCTCCATTGCCTGCCCGAACCTCTACATGAAGGACGCCAAGAAGAATCCGAATGTGTATGACGATGGCAAGAAGAAGCTCGATTCGTTCTACGGCTACGCGGGCTACCAGTATGGCTACAATCCCTCACTCTTCGCCGAGCGTGTACGCGACGTGATGGCCAGCATCGCCATGATTCGAGACAACGACAAGTATCGCACTGAAACGCTCTACGTTGCTGGCGTGGAAGGCGCGGGACCGATTGCCGCCGCCGCTGTGGGCATCGCGCAGTCGAAGGTGAACCAGCTCTTCGTGGATACCGAAGGCTTCCGATTCGCGAAACTTGATGACGTGTGGGACATGAACTTCGTCCCCGGTGCCGTGAAGTACGGCGACGTGCCTGCCCTGCTCAGCCTCTGCGCTCCCGTGAAGACCACCGTGGTGAATGAGACGAAGGAAAGCATCGCTCCAGCCGTGGCGACCTTCGGCGCAGGGAAGGCTTCGCTGGAGTTGGTTGGCAAAGCTGAAGGAAAGGGAACAGAGGCAGTGGTGAAGGCGTTGGTGGAGCGGAGATGA
- a CDS encoding Gfo/Idh/MocA family protein, whose protein sequence is MKKYKVGIIGYGWAAGAHIAAINATTHAQVTAVYSARKLDDAEVSARHGGTIKTYTDFDEFLNSGIDVVDICSMPALHAEQAIAAANAKKHIILEKPMAMNIADCRAIVAAAEKNGVKGCVCFECRYSGQFLATKSVLDQGLLGELHYAEVDYYHGIGPWYGQFRWNTGKENGGSALLTAGCHALDALLLCMGNDVESVSSLSTKSKSSIFEPYQYDTTSVTIVNFKGGRVGKCAAVVDCLQPYYFHTHLCGSEGSLLDDKFHSMKLGADKSGWSKLNLKMLDSGDVSDHPYQTQFQAFFDALEKGEDMPLTSFRESLRSFEVLFAADKSAEEGGRPVKLSEL, encoded by the coding sequence ATGAAGAAATACAAAGTCGGCATCATCGGTTACGGCTGGGCGGCGGGCGCGCACATCGCAGCCATCAACGCCACCACCCACGCACAGGTCACGGCAGTCTACTCCGCCCGCAAACTCGACGACGCCGAGGTGAGCGCACGCCACGGTGGCACCATCAAGACCTACACGGATTTCGATGAGTTCCTGAACTCCGGCATCGACGTGGTGGACATCTGCTCCATGCCAGCACTGCACGCCGAACAGGCCATCGCAGCGGCGAATGCGAAGAAGCACATCATCCTGGAAAAGCCCATGGCCATGAACATCGCCGACTGCCGCGCCATCGTGGCGGCAGCGGAGAAGAATGGCGTGAAGGGCTGTGTGTGCTTCGAGTGCCGGTACTCCGGCCAGTTCCTCGCCACCAAGTCGGTGCTGGATCAGGGCCTGCTGGGCGAACTGCACTACGCGGAAGTGGACTACTACCACGGCATCGGACCCTGGTACGGCCAATTCCGTTGGAACACCGGCAAGGAAAACGGCGGCAGCGCCCTGCTCACCGCCGGCTGCCATGCGCTCGATGCCCTGCTCCTCTGCATGGGCAATGATGTCGAAAGCGTCTCCAGCCTGTCCACGAAGTCGAAGAGCTCGATTTTTGAGCCTTATCAGTACGACACCACCAGCGTCACGATTGTGAACTTCAAGGGTGGCCGCGTGGGCAAGTGCGCCGCCGTGGTGGACTGCCTGCAGCCCTACTACTTCCACACGCACCTCTGCGGCAGCGAAGGCAGCCTGCTGGATGACAAGTTCCACTCCATGAAGCTGGGTGCGGACAAGAGCGGCTGGAGCAAGCTGAACCTGAAGATGCTCGACAGCGGTGATGTGAGCGACCACCCCTACCAGACCCAGTTCCAGGCGTTCTTCGACGCGCTGGAGAAGGGCGAGGACATGCCGCTCACCAGCTTCCGCGAATCTCTTCGCAGCTTCGAAGTCCTCTTCGCCGCGGACAAGAGCGCTGAGGAAGGCGGTCGCCCGGTGAAACTCAGTGAGCTGTAG
- a CDS encoding glutamate racemase, which translates to MPAETPPALLPALDPLIQHVASHPDGTAANSIDFAALKGDRSELPIGVFDSGIGGLTVLEAILKLDSFNNKTLQPGADGVPDFAGERFIYLGDQANMPYGNYPSQGREDYLRELIVKDMVFLLGKRYHGAEGPRFDKPAVKAVVIACNTATAYGLDDMRAALKTWQLDVPVIGVVEAGARAVVEQLPADGPPPTVGILATVGTCASNAYPKAIARAAGLVGKPVPRVIQQGSIGLAGAIEGNPAYVWNGVGERPVAYAGPDSTVLNSVVEYARYDINKMVQEPRVAETVTGKKFDHKTPGLGMLVLGCTHFPLIENELNAALKLRSEAQLVDDIPPSEILVAERVAFINPAELTAKELFRELTKAKLRTKAAAAHESSAPLSSFYLSVPNSAAAGVKLAADGSLDTVYKIGRKTGEPEKEDTKVIPMTMKTLPESSRLLLEKLPAVSAQIKEARQE; encoded by the coding sequence TTGCCCGCCGAAACTCCACCCGCACTCCTTCCCGCGCTCGACCCTCTCATCCAGCACGTTGCCTCCCACCCAGACGGCACCGCAGCGAACAGCATCGACTTCGCTGCGCTGAAAGGGGACCGCTCAGAGCTTCCCATCGGCGTCTTCGATTCCGGCATTGGCGGACTCACGGTGCTGGAGGCCATCCTCAAGCTCGACAGCTTCAACAACAAGACTCTCCAACCCGGTGCCGACGGCGTGCCCGACTTCGCGGGCGAGAGGTTCATCTACCTCGGCGACCAGGCGAACATGCCGTATGGCAACTACCCCTCCCAGGGACGGGAGGATTACCTGCGCGAACTCATTGTGAAGGACATGGTGTTCCTGCTCGGGAAGCGTTACCACGGCGCCGAGGGACCACGTTTCGACAAGCCGGCGGTGAAGGCGGTCGTCATCGCGTGCAACACGGCCACGGCGTATGGCCTCGATGACATGCGCGCCGCGCTCAAGACGTGGCAGCTAGACGTGCCAGTCATTGGCGTGGTGGAAGCAGGAGCTCGTGCGGTGGTGGAGCAGTTGCCCGCCGATGGCCCGCCGCCCACCGTGGGTATCTTGGCTACAGTCGGCACCTGCGCCAGCAATGCGTATCCCAAAGCCATCGCCCGCGCTGCGGGTCTCGTGGGTAAACCGGTGCCTCGTGTCATCCAGCAGGGCAGCATTGGGTTGGCGGGTGCGATTGAGGGGAATCCTGCCTACGTCTGGAATGGGGTGGGGGAACGGCCGGTGGCGTATGCAGGTCCGGACTCGACGGTGTTGAACTCTGTCGTTGAGTACGCCAGATACGATATCAACAAAATGGTGCAGGAGCCGAGGGTGGCGGAAACGGTGACTGGCAAAAAGTTCGATCACAAAACTCCCGGCCTGGGCATGCTTGTTCTGGGATGCACCCACTTCCCTCTGATTGAAAACGAGTTGAATGCTGCGTTGAAGCTACGGAGCGAGGCTCAACTTGTTGATGACATTCCTCCCTCTGAGATCCTTGTGGCTGAACGCGTCGCTTTCATCAATCCCGCCGAGCTGACCGCCAAGGAGCTCTTCCGCGAACTCACCAAGGCCAAGCTGCGCACCAAGGCTGCTGCGGCGCATGAGTCTTCTGCACCATTGAGCAGCTTCTATCTTAGTGTGCCCAATTCCGCCGCTGCCGGGGTCAAATTAGCTGCGGACGGCTCGCTGGATACCGTCTACAAGATTGGTAGGAAAACAGGCGAGCCCGAGAAGGAGGACACCAAGGTTATCCCGATGACCATGAAGACACTGCCGGAGTCGTCGCGCCTGCTCCTGGAAAAGCTGCCCGCGGTGTCTGCTCAGATCAAAGAAGCGCGTCAGGAATGA
- a CDS encoding glucosamine-6-phosphate isomerase: MPRKQSHIAPDWWDYTTLDDSLINDAARLSARDLQQLSRPGFKVVMYDTLEDFYLAEALEYIHAWRQSTADNPVGICGPIGPTEQLPLVARLVNELGISLKTAHFWGMDEWYDVTTKKEVPITHPLSFEKADRELCFKRIDRKLVMPDSNLHFPLGDVREYVKSWKAGVRCAVMQGGQGDIKHWAFNDPVKRTGKYKSAPPSPEEYRKLGTRVVELHPVTLAQNARTSGGGNVTMVPKMAITVGPKETWMADKVSIWHAGAHDNPLGQRLTAFMISKGIADSAVPMSLLADHPNVQFNYYRGGIGSVAVEMH, encoded by the coding sequence ATGCCCCGCAAACAAAGCCACATCGCCCCCGACTGGTGGGACTACACCACCCTTGATGACTCCCTGATCAACGACGCCGCGCGTCTCTCGGCACGCGACCTGCAGCAGCTTTCGCGCCCTGGGTTCAAGGTCGTGATGTATGACACGCTGGAGGACTTTTACCTCGCGGAGGCCCTGGAGTATATCCATGCCTGGCGCCAATCCACGGCAGACAATCCGGTGGGTATCTGCGGGCCGATTGGACCCACGGAGCAGCTGCCTCTCGTAGCCCGTCTCGTGAATGAGCTGGGCATCTCGCTGAAGACAGCCCACTTCTGGGGTATGGACGAGTGGTATGACGTGACCACCAAGAAGGAGGTGCCCATCACCCATCCTCTCTCATTTGAAAAGGCCGATCGTGAGCTGTGCTTCAAGCGCATCGACCGCAAGCTGGTGATGCCGGATTCAAATCTGCATTTCCCCCTGGGCGATGTGAGGGAGTACGTGAAGAGCTGGAAAGCCGGCGTGCGCTGCGCGGTGATGCAGGGTGGACAGGGCGACATCAAGCACTGGGCCTTCAACGATCCCGTGAAGCGTACCGGTAAGTACAAGAGCGCGCCGCCCTCGCCTGAGGAATACCGCAAGCTCGGCACCCGCGTGGTGGAGCTGCACCCCGTGACACTTGCCCAGAACGCGCGCACCAGCGGCGGCGGCAATGTGACCATGGTGCCGAAGATGGCCATCACCGTGGGGCCGAAGGAAACCTGGATGGCCGACAAGGTCAGCATCTGGCACGCCGGCGCACATGACAATCCGCTGGGCCAGCGCCTGACCGCGTTCATGATTTCCAAGGGCATCGCCGACTCCGCCGTGCCGATGTCACTCCTGGCGGACCATCCGAATGTGCAGTTCAACTACTACCGCGGCGGCATCGGCTCGGTGGCGGTGGAGATGCACTAG
- a CDS encoding serine/threonine-protein kinase: MKPTQAGGVTIPMPALSPADLAPHFPQLDILECLGRGGMGVVYKARQKTLNRLVALKLLAPERADDPSFASRFTREAQALAALNHPHIVSVHDFGQAGGFYYLMMEYVDGVNLRQLLRSRKLTPEEALRIVPPICDALQCAHNRGIVHRDIKPENLLIDKSGNVKIADFGIAKMVGTPLSPSESEPHATSEATSEATMAVGTPDYAAPEQHEGSATTDHRADIYSLGVVFYEMLTGERPGKELIPPSKRVLVDVRVDEIVLRALEKTPELRFQTADEFRTRVQTVAQGTASGVTAHSPSPRVLRVSSGTFATPDRMVSASDQFWHFSRCRGHLVLDDRQITFTRHGHSTVIPLASIQDLSLGQYPRVMNPAGIKLISVSYGDGGSVKQVFLMPQEGFFGLPSQFNHATEDWWAEARRAVERITGRPPQQTPAENLGVPPSSPWVLIAILSPVLLSFLLAAWFVRRVDGLETFVDSLLRSSTLLPPIVAAGFLFVLMLGRIRGKRGRPLSTDGPASAHSSATTIVTPRTGTATTGETSRESTASPLAGAAAFFAAFSGILGAWAWLSDGESAVLFNSILATALLGIFLAIPVARQPFGKAALIVGSINTALWIFFSVVRVPVPAATVTLAPPQSVSTASHQYNLVKQAELTQAQSELLQKDAAYKAGILSATEYDATKDKVDLLAAELTGDPVQVAEVTLAAAQRRLERLKTLYESKSVSAQEKIKVEGEVAIAMARLMEAKASAAGVKENPTPQRQPSRQVREAQLQAAQAEAALLKAMFEAGRVDALENQAAQLKVEVLQAELTGDPVKVAEIHLRAAREHLQMISQLVAQGQRDTLEQTRAEGEVAIAEARLKEAIARLKEATPKAGDSR; encoded by the coding sequence ATGAAGCCGACACAGGCGGGGGGCGTGACCATCCCCATGCCTGCGCTGTCGCCTGCGGACCTCGCGCCTCATTTTCCCCAGTTGGACATTCTGGAGTGTCTTGGCCGCGGCGGCATGGGAGTGGTGTACAAGGCGCGCCAGAAAACTCTCAATCGCCTCGTCGCTCTGAAGTTGCTTGCTCCCGAGAGGGCGGATGATCCGAGCTTTGCCAGCAGGTTCACCCGCGAGGCCCAGGCGCTGGCCGCGCTGAATCACCCGCACATTGTAAGTGTGCATGACTTCGGGCAGGCCGGTGGATTCTACTACCTGATGATGGAGTACGTGGATGGCGTGAATCTCCGCCAGCTCCTCCGCTCGCGGAAACTCACTCCGGAAGAGGCCCTGCGCATTGTGCCTCCCATCTGTGATGCCCTGCAGTGCGCACACAATCGCGGGATTGTGCACCGTGATATCAAGCCGGAGAACCTGCTCATCGACAAAAGTGGGAATGTGAAGATCGCGGACTTCGGAATCGCGAAGATGGTTGGTACACCGCTTTCCCCTTCTGAAAGTGAGCCTCATGCTACGAGTGAGGCCACATCGGAAGCCACCATGGCCGTGGGCACCCCGGACTACGCCGCGCCTGAGCAGCACGAAGGCTCCGCTACCACGGATCACCGGGCGGACATCTACAGCCTCGGTGTCGTGTTTTACGAAATGCTCACGGGCGAGCGTCCGGGGAAAGAACTCATTCCACCCTCCAAACGTGTGCTCGTGGACGTGCGCGTCGATGAGATCGTGCTGCGTGCTCTGGAGAAGACACCTGAGCTGCGCTTCCAGACGGCGGACGAGTTTCGCACCCGGGTGCAGACCGTCGCACAGGGCACCGCATCTGGAGTCACGGCGCATTCACCATCGCCCCGAGTGCTGAGAGTGTCCTCAGGCACCTTCGCCACGCCCGATCGCATGGTCAGCGCCTCCGATCAGTTCTGGCACTTCAGCCGTTGCCGTGGGCATTTGGTGCTGGACGACCGCCAGATCACCTTCACCAGGCATGGCCACTCCACGGTCATTCCGCTCGCATCGATTCAGGATCTCAGCCTCGGCCAGTATCCCCGCGTGATGAATCCCGCTGGTATCAAACTCATCAGTGTCTCGTATGGGGACGGCGGAAGTGTGAAGCAGGTGTTTCTCATGCCGCAGGAGGGCTTCTTTGGCTTACCATCCCAGTTCAATCACGCCACGGAGGACTGGTGGGCTGAGGCGCGGCGGGCAGTGGAGCGCATCACGGGCAGGCCACCGCAGCAGACTCCAGCGGAGAATCTGGGCGTGCCTCCCAGCTCCCCTTGGGTCTTGATCGCGATTTTGAGTCCAGTGCTGCTGTCGTTTCTACTAGCTGCTTGGTTTGTGCGTCGCGTCGATGGGCTCGAAACGTTCGTGGATTCGCTTCTGCGCTCATCCACGTTGTTGCCGCCGATAGTGGCCGCAGGCTTTCTGTTCGTGCTGATGCTGGGCCGCATCCGTGGGAAACGCGGAAGGCCACTTTCCACGGATGGCCCCGCCTCGGCCCACTCCAGCGCCACTACGATCGTCACGCCTCGCACCGGCACGGCAACTACAGGTGAAACTTCGCGCGAATCTACAGCATCGCCACTGGCGGGAGCGGCAGCGTTCTTCGCGGCCTTCAGCGGCATCTTGGGCGCCTGGGCCTGGCTGAGTGACGGAGAATCGGCGGTCTTGTTCAACTCCATCCTCGCTACCGCCCTGCTGGGTATCTTCCTCGCCATACCCGTCGCGCGGCAACCCTTCGGCAAGGCCGCCTTGATCGTGGGCAGCATCAACACCGCTCTCTGGATATTCTTCTCCGTCGTCCGGGTGCCCGTGCCCGCAGCGACAGTGACTCTCGCCCCGCCCCAATCCGTTTCCACCGCATCGCATCAATACAACCTGGTAAAGCAAGCCGAACTCACCCAAGCCCAGTCTGAACTCCTGCAGAAGGACGCCGCCTACAAAGCTGGCATCCTCAGTGCCACCGAGTACGACGCAACCAAAGACAAGGTGGACCTCCTCGCTGCGGAACTGACAGGTGACCCCGTGCAGGTGGCCGAGGTCACGCTCGCCGCCGCACAGCGACGGCTGGAGCGCCTGAAAACTCTCTACGAGAGTAAAAGTGTCTCTGCACAGGAGAAAATAAAGGTCGAAGGCGAGGTGGCCATTGCGATGGCCAGGCTGATGGAAGCGAAGGCCAGTGCCGCGGGAGTGAAAGAGAATCCCACACCTCAGCGACAACCCTCCAGGCAAGTCCGGGAAGCACAACTGCAGGCCGCACAGGCCGAAGCAGCACTGCTGAAAGCCATGTTCGAAGCAGGGCGCGTTGACGCCTTGGAGAATCAAGCAGCTCAACTCAAGGTCGAGGTGCTCCAAGCAGAACTCACCGGCGACCCCGTAAAGGTGGCCGAAATCCACCTGCGCGCCGCACGAGAACATCTGCAGATGATCTCCCAACTCGTAGCCCAAGGGCAGCGGGACACCCTGGAACAAACCCGCGCCGAAGGCGAAGTCGCCATTGCGGAAGCCCGATTGAAAGAAGCGATCGCCAGACTGAAGGAAGCAACACCCAAAGCTGGCGACTCGCGCTAG
- the chrA gene encoding chromate efflux transporter, protein MPEIAPGPTFPSFREALQFWIKLGFISFGGPAGQIAIMHKELVEKRRWISEPHFLHALNFCMLLPGPEAQQLATYLGWRLHGARGGIAAGGLFVLPSVLILWALSWLYMTHGDVGWVKSIFYGLVPAVIAIITSAGLRIGKKALKTPALWLLAAASLVAIFYFKVSFVIIILAAALIGWVGSRVLPGQFPAGASHGGEDDDGEDGFLKLPPCQSATWTRTVKITLVCCALWWIPIALVGAWQGLASAIFQEGVFFSKAALMTFGGAYAVLPYVAQQAVEHHDWLSQPQMMSGLALAETTPGPLIMVLQFVGFVGAWQHPGGLSPLAAGTLGALITTWATFLPCFLFVFLGGPHVEHLRSRPTLAVMLTSITAAVVGVIVNLAVWFAWHALRPPEGGFDWYVLVVSTAAFVALTRFKAGVMQVIGVCAVLGLVWKLGLGM, encoded by the coding sequence ATGCCTGAAATTGCCCCCGGACCCACCTTTCCATCCTTCCGGGAGGCACTGCAATTCTGGATCAAACTGGGCTTCATCAGCTTTGGTGGGCCTGCGGGGCAGATCGCCATCATGCACAAGGAGCTGGTGGAAAAACGGCGATGGATCAGCGAGCCACACTTCCTGCATGCGTTGAATTTCTGCATGCTGCTCCCTGGCCCCGAGGCACAGCAACTCGCCACCTACCTCGGCTGGCGGTTGCATGGCGCGCGCGGAGGCATCGCAGCCGGGGGATTATTTGTGCTGCCCTCAGTGCTCATTCTTTGGGCGCTGAGCTGGCTCTACATGACGCACGGGGATGTGGGCTGGGTGAAGTCCATCTTCTATGGGCTGGTGCCCGCCGTGATTGCCATCATCACCAGCGCAGGATTACGCATCGGGAAGAAGGCACTCAAGACTCCCGCTCTGTGGCTGCTGGCCGCGGCTTCCTTGGTGGCCATCTTCTACTTCAAGGTGTCCTTTGTGATCATCATCCTTGCAGCAGCACTGATTGGCTGGGTTGGCTCACGGGTGCTGCCGGGGCAATTTCCCGCAGGAGCATCGCATGGGGGTGAGGACGACGATGGTGAGGATGGCTTTCTCAAGCTGCCTCCGTGCCAGTCCGCCACCTGGACCCGCACCGTGAAAATCACCCTGGTCTGCTGTGCGCTCTGGTGGATTCCCATCGCGCTGGTTGGCGCATGGCAGGGCCTGGCGAGTGCGATCTTTCAAGAGGGTGTCTTCTTCAGCAAAGCAGCGCTCATGACCTTCGGCGGCGCGTATGCGGTGCTGCCGTATGTGGCGCAGCAGGCGGTGGAGCATCATGACTGGCTCTCCCAGCCGCAGATGATGAGTGGTCTCGCGCTCGCGGAGACCACACCGGGTCCACTGATTATGGTGCTGCAGTTTGTGGGGTTCGTCGGTGCATGGCAGCATCCCGGAGGCTTGAGCCCTCTCGCCGCCGGCACTTTGGGAGCGCTCATCACCACCTGGGCCACCTTCCTCCCCTGTTTTCTGTTTGTGTTTCTCGGTGGTCCTCATGTGGAACACCTGCGCTCGCGCCCCACACTCGCGGTCATGTTAACATCCATCACCGCAGCGGTGGTGGGGGTGATCGTCAATCTCGCGGTGTGGTTCGCCTGGCACGCGCTGCGCCCGCCAGAGGGCGGATTCGATTGGTATGTGCTGGTGGTGTCGACAGCAGCATTCGTGGCGCTGACAAGATTCAAGGCGGGGGTGATGCAGGTGATTGGTGTGTGTGCGGTGCTGGGGCTGGTGTGGAAGTTGGGGTTGGGGATGTAA
- a CDS encoding PIG-L deacetylase family protein, whose translation MPSALAIFAHPDDIEFVAAGTLLLLKKEGWDIHYMNLCSGNGGSVQMNAEDTAAKRLEEGKEAAKILGATFYPPICHDLELNYTPELLRKVAAVVRESQASIVLTHSPQDYMEDHMFASRLAVSAAFMHGIPNLASDPPRDAYFHDVAVYHAMPHGLRDPLRKRIRAGQYVNTTKVHAQKRKALAAHESQKHWLDVSQGMDSYLITMDEMSLAVGMLSEHFTHAEGWRRHLHLGFSSAETDPLKEALGSDCLISVDYEKWLEE comes from the coding sequence ATGCCCTCCGCTCTCGCCATCTTTGCCCACCCTGATGACATTGAATTCGTCGCCGCCGGCACGCTGCTGCTGCTGAAGAAGGAGGGCTGGGACATTCACTACATGAACCTGTGCTCTGGCAACGGAGGCTCGGTGCAGATGAATGCGGAGGACACAGCAGCCAAGCGGTTGGAGGAGGGTAAGGAGGCCGCGAAGATCCTCGGAGCCACGTTCTACCCGCCCATCTGCCACGATCTGGAACTGAACTACACCCCCGAACTGTTGCGCAAGGTGGCTGCCGTGGTGCGGGAGTCGCAGGCCAGCATTGTGCTGACGCATTCGCCGCAGGACTACATGGAGGACCACATGTTCGCCTCCCGCCTTGCGGTGAGTGCGGCCTTCATGCATGGCATCCCCAACCTTGCGAGCGACCCGCCGCGTGACGCCTATTTCCATGATGTGGCGGTGTATCACGCCATGCCTCATGGCCTGCGCGATCCGCTGCGCAAGCGCATCCGCGCCGGGCAGTATGTGAACACCACCAAGGTGCACGCACAGAAGCGCAAGGCGCTGGCCGCGCACGAAAGCCAGAAACACTGGCTGGACGTGAGCCAGGGCATGGACTCCTACCTCATCACCATGGATGAAATGTCCCTCGCCGTAGGCATGCTCTCGGAGCACTTCACCCATGCGGAAGGCTGGCGCCGCCACCTGCACCTCGGCTTCAGCAGCGCGGAGACGGATCCCCTCAAGGAAGCGCTGGGCTCGGATTGCCTCATCAGCGTGGACTATGAGAAGTGGCTGGAGGAGTAG